The Candidatus Eisenbacteria bacterium genomic interval ACCGATTCCTTTCCCGTCAGCAGGGTCAGGGACGCTCTCGATGTCCTCAATCCCTCGGTGGGTCTTCGACGAACGGCCGAAGTGCTCCGAAAGTACGGCGTGGAATATGTGATGGTCAACACCGGCTTTTCTGAGAGACTGCACGCGTTTGAATACGAAATCGATCCCGAGGAGCAAGAACGTGTCCTCTCAAAGATCACCTCTGCCCGTGTCTTGTTCGAAGAAATCTTTTCCGAGGGGGACCTGCATGTTTTTCGCGTGACCGATTTGAAGAAGGCGGAATTTCAAGAGGGCGGGCTGTCGCGGAATCTCGTTCCGGGCGAAGCGGACTTCGTTTCGACGCCGATCGCTGATTTCGCGAGCCTCTTTTCCATGGAGAGAGTCCGCGTATCGCCGGCGTCCGTGGAGCCGGGCGACTCAGTCAGCGTTCACTTTCTCTGGAAGTGCCTTTCTCCTCTTCCACGTGAAGACGTCTACAAGCTATTCATAAGAATGGACACCGAGTTTCCAAGAGGGCGCTTCTTCGCGAAAAGCTTGGGCAAGCCCTACAGGAAGCTCCTCGAACGAAGGGTCGGAAAGAGGTTTAGACTCAAGGTGGACGTGGATCCAGAGGGGTGCGAGCCTCCCTTGCACCTCTGGAAGAGGGGGGAACTCGTGGAGCAGGTCGTAACCTTTCCGGTTCCGCTAACCCTGTCTCCGGGCAGGTACAGTGTGAAGGCCAATCTGAGAAGGACGCCCGCTTCGATGGACTTCCACGTTTCTGACTACTTGCGGGACGAAGACTACTTTTCTGGCGTTGAGATAGGAAGCGTGGTTGTTCGAGGCGAGAAGACGACCGACGCTCGTGTGCCTTGAAGGAAGGTGAACCCGGGATCGTATGAAGATCGCGTTTGTGGTGGAGAGTTTTCCGAACAAGGACGAGATGAGCGGCGGCGTCAAAGTGAGTGTAAGACGACAAGCCGAGTCCTTGAATCGCGAGCACGACGTGGTCGTCTTTGCTGCCCGCACGATTTTCCCGAGGCTTGCGCGATATTCCAAGATGAAGGAAGCTCAGGGGAGAGGTGGAGATTTCCGCGGCTCGGAAGGCGGCATGAGAATCTACAGACCTCCGTGCGTGCACGTCCCCTTGTTGTGGAAGGCCCTGGGCCCGCTTCAGCTGGCCTTCTGGATCGTCATCGTCTACTCGACCTTCGAGCGAAGGATCTCTCTGATACACGCGCACAGATGCTTTCCCGTCGGCTTTGCCGCGGCTCTTGCCGCCTTTCTCTTGAGGCGCCCCGTCGTCCTCACGACGCACGGCTCGGACGTGAACTTCGGCCTGAAAAGAGACGCCGTGGGCCTCTGGATAAGTCTTGCGAGCAAATACGCCCTGAGGCACGCGTCGATCGTGATCGCGGTGAGCAATGCGCTTGCAGGCAAGATAGTGTCGGCGGGCACAGAGAGAAACAGGATCCGTGTAATCCCAAACGGAGCCGAGGCCTCGCTCGTGAAGTCAATGGACAAGCAGGAGGCCAGGAGAAAGCTGGGGCTTCCGGCGGACGTTCGGATCATTCTTTTGGCGTCGAATCTCGTGCCCGTCAAAGATCCCCTCACGATGGTCAGGGCGTTCGCGATTCTCAGTGAGACCGTGAAGGATGTCATTTTGGTGATTCTTGGAAGGGGCGAGCTCGAGGAGACCCTGCGCAGAGAGATCGGTCTGCTTCCTGCCTCGAATTCCGTTCTACTGAAAGGAAGAAGGCCGCACGAGGAAATGCCTCTGTGGCTCGCGGCGTGCGATATAGTGGCTCTCTCGAGCCTCGACGAAGGTTCTCCCCTCATGGCCGTCGAGGGTTTCATCAGCGGAAAGCCGTTTGTGGGGACGGCGGTCGGTGGGGTGCCGGAAATCGTCTCGGATGAAAGCCTGGGTCTCCTGGTTGAGCCGGCGAATCCTTCGTCGCTGGCCGGAGGTCTCAAAGAAGCATTAGGCAGGAAATGGGACAAGGAGAAGCTGGCACGGCACGGTCTCAAGTATTCGTGGGAGAATCTCAGTAAGCAGATATCCCAGGTGTACGCCGAAGTGTGCGGGTGTGTCTGCGCGAGAACTTCTCAGGAAGGTTCTTCCGCGTGAGTACCAGGAACCCGGTCCTGCTGCCGGGAAGGAGCCGGAATGGTTTCCGAAAAAGAAAGGGTTCGAAAACTCCGCTTCACGATCGGCACCAAGATACGAGGGCAAGTTCTCGGAGAATACTACGTTAGCTTCAGAAACTGGGTGCCGTTCATAGAGTCTGGAGGCTACGGCCCCCTCGATAAGGACGGGATTCCCCTCGTTCACTACTCGGGTGACGCAAGGATGAGCGGGATCGGTCCAGTCTATTTTGCCATCACAGTGGCACAATATGCGCTCGGCATTTTCGACCTGTGGTTGGACACGGGCCTCGATAAGTACAGGCAGAAGTTCATGGAGCTCGCACGATGGCTCGAGCTCCACGCTGAACCTGTGGGCGATGCCGCTCTGGTGTGGCCTGCCGGATTCGACTTTCATGTTTACGGGCTCGACGCGCCCTGGATTTCCTCCATGGCCCAGAGCCAAGTCGCTTCAGTGCTGCTTCGCGCGTACCAGGTCGAAAAACGGAACGAGCTACGAGAAATGGCCGGAAAGGCCTTGGCCACTTTCTACATTCCTGCGGGCGAGCCCGGAGGAGTGAGGTACGTGGACGGT includes:
- a CDS encoding glycosyltransferase, with amino-acid sequence MKIAFVVESFPNKDEMSGGVKVSVRRQAESLNREHDVVVFAARTIFPRLARYSKMKEAQGRGGDFRGSEGGMRIYRPPCVHVPLLWKALGPLQLAFWIVIVYSTFERRISLIHAHRCFPVGFAAALAAFLLRRPVVLTTHGSDVNFGLKRDAVGLWISLASKYALRHASIVIAVSNALAGKIVSAGTERNRIRVIPNGAEASLVKSMDKQEARRKLGLPADVRIILLASNLVPVKDPLTMVRAFAILSETVKDVILVILGRGELEETLRREIGLLPASNSVLLKGRRPHEEMPLWLAACDIVALSSLDEGSPLMAVEGFISGKPFVGTAVGGVPEIVSDESLGLLVEPANPSSLAGGLKEALGRKWDKEKLARHGLKYSWENLSKQISQVYAEVCGCVCARTSQEGSSA
- a CDS encoding D-glucuronyl C5-epimerase family protein, whose product is MVSEKERVRKLRFTIGTKIRGQVLGEYYVSFRNWVPFIESGGYGPLDKDGIPLVHYSGDARMSGIGPVYFAITVAQYALGIFDLWLDTGLDKYRQKFMELARWLELHAEPVGDAALVWPAGFDFHVYGLDAPWISSMAQSQVASVLLRAYQVEKRNELREMAGKALATFYIPAGEPGGVRYVDGDGDVWFEEYVTDPPAHVLNGFIFSLFGLDEFARVTSDDAARQAWDEGLRTLERKLYLYDTGYWSRYDLLRDSVASTFYHGNVHVPLLRALHLVTGKSIFLDFADKWQEYLESTVCRFRARYYRLPSRVVRKLGGVVGGPK